Within Nitrospira sp. MA-1, the genomic segment AATCCACATGAAAAGGGTTGGGCTTGAGGCAAGGGAGGAGCACCCAGTAGTCCCGAAGGACGCCGATGCCACCACATGAGAATCCCGCTTGTAACCACCATGAGGAGACCCCCGGTAGTGAATACCCCCAATACCACATTCGGCCAACCAAACAATTGCCCTTCATGAGCCGCTACACCGAAGCCAATTATCCGGTCCAAAACATGACGGTCTTCAAAGTTTTCCCGTTGTAGAACGGCCCCGGTCGTGGCATCCAACATGACTTTGACTCGTTGTGGACGGTTCTGAGTGTCCGACTTGGCAGTCCAATACCCTTCAATGTGAGAAGGGGGGATTATGAAGACGGGAGGGGGGAGATCTAGCGCATGAACAGCGGGCAGGAGAATATCGATCGGAGAATAGTCCAAGGGAGGGTCCACAGTGTTAGCGGGAGGAATTGTCTGACCAATATGGGCGAGATGTTCCCCTGAAAGATCCTTTGGCGTGTTCCGGGAAGTTGCCCCGACCGTCCAATCCTGTTCCACTACAGCCGTTCCGGTCACACGACGAATCTCTTTTAAATACTCACCCCAGACTTTCGCCCAGGGCAGTCCGGTGACAAGCAAAAACAAAACAAAGAGAGAGATCCAGAAACCTGTGACGGCATGAAGATCCCGCCAGAATCCCCGTGAGCCACGGTTCAATCGGGGATACACGATTCCACCAATTCCTTCATGACCACGTGGCCACCACAGGTACAGGCCGGTGACGATCATGATGATCGTCCAGGAGGCAGCTAATTCCACAAAGACAGAGCCGATATTGCCCATCAGCAATTCTCCATGAAAATGAAACACCATCCTGGTAAACCGGTCTTCTTCAGGAATGGTCTTCAGAATTTCCAGGGTTTCGGGATGTACATACACACGAAAGCGTTCCCCCCGATTGTTCACAATGATCCGGGTCGCGTCATCTTCATTCCTTGGCAGTTCATATGCGGAAAACGTAGAACCCGGGACGGCGTGAAGGGCAGCTTCCACTTGGGCCTGTGCCG encodes:
- a CDS encoding PepSY domain-containing protein yields the protein MKSKLTPAIYSRIWPDYQTVWRWHFYAGLFCVPFIVLLAISGGMYLFTPQINAWLDRPYDRLFLTGPNATAQAQVEAALHAVPGSTFSAYELPRNEDDATRIIVNNRGERFRVYVHPETLEILKTIPEEDRFTRMVFHFHGELLMGNIGSVFVELAASWTIIMIVTGLYLWWPRGHEGIGGIVYPRLNRGSRGFWRDLHAVTGFWISLFVLFLLVTGLPWAKVWGEYLKEIRRVTGTAVVEQDWTVGATSRNTPKDLSGEHLAHIGQTIPPANTVDPPLDYSPIDILLPAVHALDLPPPVFIIPPSHIEGYWTAKSDTQNRPQRVKVMLDATTGAVLQRENFEDRHVLDRIIGFGVAAHEGQLFGWPNVVLGVFTTGGLLMVVTSGILMWWHRRPSGLLGAPPLPQAQPFSCGFMIFLLFFCLYLPLFAASLTSILLIEKLLIRRIPPLVLWLGLEKRV